The Vibrio tritonius genomic sequence CGTTTAAGGTGTTTGGCATAACCGCCATTGCGAATAAAGTCAGCAATCGCGGTTTGAATCAGCACTGGCACACCCTGATAGTGGCGCTGAAATTCCGCCAAATAACGACCGGGGCGACACCAACCCAAGCGATAACTGGGCGACAGCGTTTTGGAAATAGAGCTACACCAAATCACATAACCACTCACATCGTAGTAAGCGGTCGGCAAATGCAGAGTATCGGAGTGGTTGAGTTCAAAATAGACATCGTCTTCAATGATAGGCACCTGATACTCTCCGGCCAAATTGGTTAGACGCTGCTTTTGCGCAGGTGAGAGCGTGATGCCTTGCGGATTCATGTGCGTGGTGCAAAAGAGCCCCGCTTGAATCTGTGTCTGCTGCAGTAACGCTTCTAAGGTCTCTAAATCAATACCATCTTCGCGCGAAGGAATTTCAATCACATTCAATTCAAGTTGCGAAAGTAGGTCGAGCAGGCCATTAAAGCAGGGTGAACTCACCGCGACTGTGTCGCCTTTTTGGGTACACACCGTGAGTGCGGTTTTCACGCTGTCCATGCAGCCATGGGTAATTACCAATTCTTGACTGTTGAGCGCAAATCCCTGATCTCCGAAATGATCCGCCAGAGCTTGGCGCAGCATTGGTTCTCCCTGTTTATCGGGGTAGCGAGAAAACTGCCGCTGGCTACTGCTGATGGCTTTGCGCAGGCTTTTTTCGACCCCTTTTTGTGTTTGCACATCAAGGTCTAAACATGCCATACCCAGCGGCCCCTGAGCGACGACTTTAGGCTTCAGTGTCCGTATAGGTGTGGTGCGCTCGGTATCAAAGCGTGGCCAAGTAGGCGAAGGCAGAGATAGGGTATGAGCGTTAATGAAAAATCCCGCTTGCGGTCTAGCGCTGATCCAACCTTGCTTTTCCAGTTCTTCATAACAGCTAACCGCCGTAGACACACTAATACTGTGCTGCTGGGCAAATTGGCGTAGCGATAGCATTCGGTCGCCATCTTTGAGTCGCTGCGCTTGAATATCTTGGGCAACTTTATCGGCTAACTGTTTGTATTTCAGCATAATGAGAAAATTGTACTGGTTAAATTTTAAAAAATTGTATCTGTACTGTTTTCTCGACGCAAGGGATACTGCTGACATAATAAATTCACAAGGAATATCCAATGCAGGGACGAGATCTATTACTCATCATCACCGTGATGGTGATTTGGGGCATCAATTTTACCGCGATAAAAATGGGCGCTAGCGAGTTTGATCCCTTTGTCATTACCGCTATCCGCTTTTTTCTCGCGTCCTTTCCTTTGGTGTTCTTTATCAAACGTCCTCCCGTATCAGTGCGCTATTTTATTGCCTATGGCACGGTATTTGGTACTGGCGTATGGGGAATGGGCGCTTGTGCTATCGCGTTTGGACTCTCGGCTGGGATGGAAGCAATATTGATTCAGTTGGATGTGTTAACCAGCGTGTTAGTTGGCGCGTTGGTCTATAAAGAGACCATTACCAAACGTATGGGGGCAGGGATGATGATCGCCATGTTGGGGCTAACGGTTTCGATCATCTACACCAACGGCAATATTACTGCTGCAGGGCTGTTCTTTATTGCGATTTGTGCGATTTGCTGGCCGCTGGCAAGCATCCTTATTCGCCAATCGGGCACGACAACGCCCTTTGCGTTTACCGTGTGGGGAATGGCATTTGCTCCCATTCCCTTAATTGGGCTTAGCTTGCTGATGCACGGCACCCAAGGTTTGGTCTCTACTTTTACCCATTGGAATGGCAATGCGTGGTTCTCGGTTCTCTTTCAAGCTTATCCCACCACCATTTTCGGTTACTGGATCTGGAATAAGATGACCTTGAAATACCCGATGTCCATCTTAGCGCCTACTACTTTGATGACCACTGTATTCGCTTTGATTAGTGGTTATATTATCTATGGCGAGCAACTTTCATCGGTGCAGTGGGTTTCTTGTGCGCTGTTTCTCCTCGGGATTATCGTGGTTATCTATCCGAAAAAGCGCGCGACAGACCCCTTAACGTTGAAGCCAGAACAAGCGGTTTAATCTCACGAAGGTGACCTTTGATTTTGCTCGCGCCAGCGACCAGTGCTGCTTTTCTCGCACCTTCCCATTCGCCTAAGGCAATGTTTTCCCAATCTTCGCGACTGCGCCGTATTAGCGCGATTGCGTATGCAACATAAAGTAAGGTAATCCACTCATCTAGTGGTGCCGACCAAAAAGGCTGGACCAGCAAAGCAAGCACGACCACGCTTGGGCCAAGCCAATGCAGGCTGAGCACCTTGCGCCAGTTGTTCCTCTTGATAAAAAAGCAGCTCCATGCAGCAGCGGGAATGGTTGCCGCTAAGACGGGCTGTAAAAATCGGAGCCATGACCAATCAAGCGTCCATCTAAGGCCCACTGTGCCGGTAGTCAGCGAGCATAGCAGCAGAAAAGCACACGCCGCTTTTGCCTGCTGTGGGAGTCGAACATACAAGGTCACAGCCAGTAACAGCAGTAACAGAGACACCACAAAAGGAACCGCAATCACCAGCAGTGTGAGCTGCTAATTCCGGTGGCGGTGGGTAGTCGAGATGGCAACTCGATAGGTATCAGTGACACCGAGGGACTTAGCATTGCCGTGACCAGCGACAAGCTCAATCAAGCGTTGCAAAGTGGAGAGCGAGTGCTGAGTTCGAACTGGCAATTTGCCTACGGTGCACAGTCTCACCAAGTTGATGGTGTGGTACTTAATGGCGTGAACAAGAGTGAAACTTTTGTTCTTAATTCACGCCAACGTTGGGTGTCGTGGTTACTCGATGGTTCTGTGCAAGTACGTTGTCTAACTAAGTAGCCGATTTTAATGAGTTACTTGAGCAAAGGGAGCAGTTGATCTCGGGTGAGTGGTGCGATTGTCACGGTAGAAGCAAGCGCAGGGTCAAGCCAAATGACCTCTTCAATTTCTGCTGCGGGAGTCAATTCGCAGTGAGGAAGAGAGACTCGAAAAACCTCAGCAATCAATTCACACCCAGGTTCGTTAATCGCTCTATCGATAAAAGTGCCTACCGGAGTGAGACTTTGCTCGTCTAACGCTATATTAAGCTCTTCTTGTAATTCACGAATCAAAGCCTGAGCGGGCGTTTCTCCTGTTTCAGGCTTTCCTCCGGGTTGCATAAAGTAGGCGGAATTTCTCTTTCTAACTAACAAAGCGTGGTCACGTTGATCGGTGATCAGAGCGGCAGCGATACGAATGGTTTTTGATGGAGACATAGCAAATTAGCGGTATTAACAGGACATTCCCGTAGGATAGCGGTTTTGTTTGAACAAGAAAACCAAGTCGCCCATTTTCAATCTAATAAGCTGTTCTTACTGATTTTACTGCCAAGAATATCAAGACCACCTGTATAGCAAAAGTTGACTTGCCCCATGGGAATGTTGGACGGTGCGTAAACGTTTTCACAAATTTGGGAGTCAAGGTAACACTATGACACCTCAATGTTATGCATTTTGTGGCTTATTGTTCACAATGTCATCGCTTTTACGTAAATCTACCGTGCAGCTTTTTACGTTGTTTGACAAATGGCTTTGGCTGCCGGAGCGCATACAAAGAGAGGGAATTATGAACCTAAAAAGAAGGTTGCGGCCACTGCTTTTATCAGCAGCTGGTGCAATACTTACCTGCGTCGGCTTACCTGCCTATGCCAGTTTTTCATTAACATCTACCACTAATTACTACACTGTCGACACCAACGCCGGCGTCGTGTTTAGCATTCGCCGCACAGATAATGGCGTAAGCACACAATCGGCTGGGGATTTGGCTTCATTGAAAATTAATGGGACTGAATATCAAGATCAAAGCCGAGGTTCTCAGCTCAACTCTGGCTTTGATTGGTTATACAAAGATACCTCTTCTGTGACGGTTAGTGCACAAAAAATCAACAGCAATTACATTAAAATCACTGTAAAAGCAGGCGATCTTACTCACTACTATATGGCGCGTAATGGTTATCCGTATATTTATATGGCTACCTATTTCACTTCAGAGCCGAGCCAGCATGGACATGTTCGATATATCGCCCGCATCAAGCGAGCTCTATTGGATAATGGGCCTGAAGCGTCGGATATCTCTGATACCGTTTCCACCGTTGAATCGAGCGATATTTTTGCGCTGTCAAATGGCGAAACTCGTTCTAAACACTATTCGAATCAACGTGCTATCGATTGGAGTGCCATTGGTGCCACCGGTGACAATGTTGGTATTTGGATTGTCCGTGATAACCAAGAAGGCAGCTCTGGCGGGCCTTTCTACCGCAGTTTGCTGAATCAAGGTGGTTCGACTGACCAAGAAATCACTTACATTGTAAACTACGCAGAAGCGCAAACCGAAGATTACCGTACCGGCATTCTTAACCATTACACGCTGGTGGTTAATGATGGAGAAACTCCACCATCTGATAGTGATATTGATACCTCATGGTTTGCCAATATGGGGCTGACTGGATACGTTGCTGATAGCAATCGCGGTCGTGTTGCTGGGGTCGCTATCAACAATATGAATAGCGATTACACCTATACAGTCGGTTTTGCCAATAGCTCTGCTCAATATTGGGCAAGTGCGGATGCTTCAAGTGGTTATTTCAGTAGCGATAATATGTTACCTGGCACTTACACCATGACCATTTACAAAAATGAGTTAGCGGTTGAGAGCCAAAGCGTGACGGTATCTGCAGGCGATACGACCATTTTGAACACCATTACCATCAATGATGATCCTGGTAACGACAGCGTGATTTGGCGTATCGGCAAATGGGATGGTTCACCACAAGAGTTTCTTAATGGTGACCTATTGACCACGATGCATCCATCGGATCCAAGAATGGCGGAATGGGATACTGGCAACTTTATTGTTGGTACATCGAATACCAAATCTTTCCCAGCCTATATCTGGAAAGACATTAATAACAGTCACATCATTTACTTTAAACTAAGTGATGCGCAGCGCGCGTCTGCACATACCCTACGCATCGGTATCACTATTGCTTATGCGAATGGGCGTCCTAAAGTGTCGGTTAACGATTGGACATCATCCAATCCATCACCGTCGACTCAACCAAGTACGCGTTCGTTAACCGTTGGTACTTATCGTGGTAATAACACGACCTTTGAATACACGATTCCAGCCAGCGCTTGGGCGGATTCAGGGGAATGGAATACGCTAAAAGTCACTGTAATCAGTGGTTCAGGATTGAGTGATTACTTATCTGCAGGTGTTAGTATTGATAGTATTGATTTACTCAAGTAATCAGCACATCAATAAGTAAAATTCAGGGAGCACTAGGCTCCCTGCTAATCTCAGGTATGTTTGGTTAAAAAGGTGAGTTTAAAGGTAACCAACTCATGCCATAAGGTTATTTAAACGCACGAATAACTAAACCAATTTGACGAATCATGCCTCCTATTTTCACCATCATTTTTGCTTTTGGTGAAAGTAGCTGCGGTTGATAGTCATTAATCAATCGGTAAAGGTGGTAAATTGATACCTTACGTGCAATGCGCCAAACTGGACTCCAAGCATGGCGACATAAGGTCACACGCTCGAAGTCAACCAACCCCAAATTTCCATGGTTATCGACCACAATATCTCTGATCGGCAATGAATGACGTGCAACGCCCGCTGCCAACATTTGATACACAATCTTTGAGAGAATAACCACGTTATCCGCAGAGAGACTGCTTGCGGTTTTTCCCGGTAAGCGAGACATTCGAATCGTATGTTGATCGTCATTGGTATCAATCAATGTTGGTACCCCTTCAATATCGAGCATACGTTGTAACGACTCTTTTTCTCTGCCATAACGACGAGGACTACTTTTCTTCGGTTTGAATATTTTTACGACTTCACTGTCACCGATTCTCAGTAGCATTTTATTGGTTTCGTAAACACCATTAATGACGCGTTTTGTAAATTGATTTTCTTTGTTTTTCATTGTCATGGATTTCCATACTCGTAAAAAAAACGTTCCCCAACCAAGGGCGAGTAGATGACCATTCGGTCACTTAGTGAATAGACACCATGATGACTGACTGTTTCACAATTGAGCTTTACTCGATGTTGTACAGTGTTTTATTGTAACGATATGTTACTGCAAAATGTGACCTATATCCAATCAATAGATAGGATTCTTTGTGCTATCAATGCCATAGTTCGCATATGTTAATGATGTAGAACACATTATTGAGTGGTTCCAAGTGAAAATGTTCTGCTATAGTTATTTAACTCGTTAGTGGTAGTTATTGATTGGATGAATATTATCCAGCGACTCAAACGAAGTCGTATTTAGGGAGAAAGGGACGTGTTTTTTAAAAAGCCTGTAGATAATTCAACAGTCAACGATTCGTATCGACAAGCCTTTTGTGCATTAGAGTCAATGCGTAAGTTTGTTGCAATGATCGAGTTTGACCCGAAGGGGAACATTCTTGATGCCAATGAACTGTTTCTTTCTACTGTGGGTTACACGCTTGCTGAGTTAAAAGGGCTGCATCATAAGATCTTTTGTAGCCCCGAGGTGTTTAATAGTCCTGCTTATGCTAAGCACTGGCAAGATTTGGCGAATGGTAAAGAAATCGCTGGTGATTTCTTTCGTGTAAGAAAAGATGGAAGCCCACTGATAATGGAAGCGACCTATTTCCCTGTGATAGATAATGGGAAAGTGGTTCGTGTGATGAAGGTGGGGACTGATGTGACTAAAAAATTCACTTCAGCGATGAGTAAAGCGGATATGTATATCGCATTAAATAAAACTTATGCGGTTATAGAATTCGAACCCGATGGCACCATCATTAATGCCAATGATAATTTCCTGCAAGTGTTACGCTATCAACGAGAACAAGTGATTGGTAAACATCACCGAATATTCTGTTTTGATGACTACATCAAGGAAAACCCTAACTTTTGGCGAGATTTAAGCCAAGGTAAAGCCAACTCGGGTCGTTTTAAACGTCGTACCAGTTATGATGAAGAAGTTTGGATCGAAGCCTCTTATTGTCCAATTGTCGATGATAAAGGTAAGGTTTACAAAGTGGTTAAGTTTGCCGTTGATATTACAAGCCATGTGCAAAAAGGAGTTCAACTTCGCAAAGCGGCTCATGTCGCTCAGGATACATCGGTGGAAACAGCATCCGTTGCCGAAACAGGTAAAGCGGATTTGCGTGAATGTGTCGCCCTATCGGATAAGATGAACGATACCGTGAACTCTGCCATTAACCAGCTTAATCAGTTAGTGACACTCTCTTCTGATGTTTCCAATATCGTGAAAACCATAACCTCAATCGCTGATCAAACCAATTTGCTCGCACTCAATGCGGCGATAGAAGCTGCACGAGCGGGCGAGCATGGGCGCGGTTTTGCTGTTGTTGCTGACGAAGTTCGTCAGTTGGCGACTCGGACCTCTTCTTCAACGAATGAAATCAATGATGTGGTACAAAAAAACATCCATTTAACAAATGAGGTGGTAGAAACCATTAAAAGTACTTCAGTAGTTGCCGAGCAGACGAACGAACGCATTGAGGAAGTGTCGATGATCATGGATAAAATCCATGCTGGCGCGAATGAGGTGTCGGAGGCGATTGAAAATCTGGATTTAAATGATTAGTCGTTCACGTTATACCCAAGTAACTTCAAGATTATAAAAAATAAATGGCGCTACATGGGCGCCATTTATTTTATGAGGTTACTTGGGTATATAACATTCAAATATGGATAATCAGGCAATAAATTAAGAATATCGGACACGATATTTTTCCGTAAAAGTCTAAACTATCTCCTGTCTACTGGAATGAAAAAATACACTGTTTGGAATCGAATAATTCTTCAACATAGTGTTTTTCATCGCACTGACTTCTTAATCCACAATAGGATGGTGTTCTCTCTGTGAGGATTGGAACTCTACTGTGGTTGTGTCTCTGTTTGTTATTCTGTGTTTTAACCACACCTTAAGCAATCAGCCATGGATGTAAGTCTTGGCTTTTTAACCTACCGCTACTGCTTTAGTAGCGGATTTTTTTCTCGTCTTTTTACATTAAAAATCACCGACACCACTCTATCTCGTTCAATCTGAATTAAATTCATGTTGAAGATTAAAAATCCTCAGTTGTTCTCAAGTATTGGATATAAGAATATTTGGCCATCTAGATGGATGAAGGTAATATTTGATGACAACTCGAGTAACAGATCCTCGTGAAATGCTGGAAAATTCAGCAATGACATGGTTACAAAAAATCATTGTGGCTATCACAGTCGCTTTTAGTGCTGTTGATGGTTTTGATGTACTAGCTATCGCGGTTTCTGGTGCTGGGATCATGAATGAATTTGGTCTTAACCGTGCAGATTTAGGCGTAGTACTCTCTATGGAGCTACTGGGCATGGCGCTGGGATCCGTGCTGCTTGGCGGTGTCGCCGATAAAGTAGGGCGTCGGAAAATGTTATTAGGATGCTTAGTGGTAATGGCGCTAGGGATGGCAATGGTGGCACAAGTGACCAGCGTGAGTGCATTATGTGCATGGCGTGTCTTTACTGGCATAGGGATTGGTGGCTTACTTTCTACTAACAATGCTGTTGTTGCAGAGTTTACTAATCAACGTTCACGTGGCCTAAGTATTTCACTTATGGTGATTGGCTATCCGATGGGAGGAATCATTTGTGGTGCTGTGGGTCATGCTATTTTAGATGCCGGCGCTGCAAACTGGCGCGATATGTTTTTTGCTGGCGCAGTGATGTCGGCAGTGATGATTCCTATTACCTACTTTTTCGTCCCAGAATCAGTGCATTGGCTAAGCCGTATCCAGCCTAAGGATGCACTAGAGCGAATCAATGCAGCGCTTATAAAACTAGGTCACCGTAGTGTTCAGACATTACCGTTACCAACGCAACAGGAAAGTCGTACATCCATCTTTGATATCTTTTCGATGGGGGCAAAAGGGTTATTAGTATCAACCCTATTAAT encodes the following:
- a CDS encoding rhamnogalacturonan lyase B N-terminal domain-containing protein, with the translated sequence MNLKRRLRPLLLSAAGAILTCVGLPAYASFSLTSTTNYYTVDTNAGVVFSIRRTDNGVSTQSAGDLASLKINGTEYQDQSRGSQLNSGFDWLYKDTSSVTVSAQKINSNYIKITVKAGDLTHYYMARNGYPYIYMATYFTSEPSQHGHVRYIARIKRALLDNGPEASDISDTVSTVESSDIFALSNGETRSKHYSNQRAIDWSAIGATGDNVGIWIVRDNQEGSSGGPFYRSLLNQGGSTDQEITYIVNYAEAQTEDYRTGILNHYTLVVNDGETPPSDSDIDTSWFANMGLTGYVADSNRGRVAGVAINNMNSDYTYTVGFANSSAQYWASADASSGYFSSDNMLPGTYTMTIYKNELAVESQSVTVSAGDTTILNTITINDDPGNDSVIWRIGKWDGSPQEFLNGDLLTTMHPSDPRMAEWDTGNFIVGTSNTKSFPAYIWKDINNSHIIYFKLSDAQRASAHTLRIGITIAYANGRPKVSVNDWTSSNPSPSTQPSTRSLTVGTYRGNNTTFEYTIPASAWADSGEWNTLKVTVISGSGLSDYLSAGVSIDSIDLLK
- a CDS encoding NUDIX hydrolase encodes the protein MSPSKTIRIAAALITDQRDHALLVRKRNSAYFMQPGGKPETGETPAQALIRELQEELNIALDEQSLTPVGTFIDRAINEPGCELIAEVFRVSLPHCELTPAAEIEEVIWLDPALASTVTIAPLTRDQLLPLLK
- a CDS encoding methyl-accepting chemotaxis protein — its product is MFFKKPVDNSTVNDSYRQAFCALESMRKFVAMIEFDPKGNILDANELFLSTVGYTLAELKGLHHKIFCSPEVFNSPAYAKHWQDLANGKEIAGDFFRVRKDGSPLIMEATYFPVIDNGKVVRVMKVGTDVTKKFTSAMSKADMYIALNKTYAVIEFEPDGTIINANDNFLQVLRYQREQVIGKHHRIFCFDDYIKENPNFWRDLSQGKANSGRFKRRTSYDEEVWIEASYCPIVDDKGKVYKVVKFAVDITSHVQKGVQLRKAAHVAQDTSVETASVAETGKADLRECVALSDKMNDTVNSAINQLNQLVTLSSDVSNIVKTITSIADQTNLLALNAAIEAARAGEHGRGFAVVADEVRQLATRTSSSTNEINDVVQKNIHLTNEVVETIKSTSVVAEQTNERIEEVSMIMDKIHAGANEVSEAIENLDLND
- a CDS encoding EamA family transporter → MQGRDLLLIITVMVIWGINFTAIKMGASEFDPFVITAIRFFLASFPLVFFIKRPPVSVRYFIAYGTVFGTGVWGMGACAIAFGLSAGMEAILIQLDVLTSVLVGALVYKETITKRMGAGMMIAMLGLTVSIIYTNGNITAAGLFFIAICAICWPLASILIRQSGTTTPFAFTVWGMAFAPIPLIGLSLLMHGTQGLVSTFTHWNGNAWFSVLFQAYPTTIFGYWIWNKMTLKYPMSILAPTTLMTTVFALISGYIIYGEQLSSVQWVSCALFLLGIIVVIYPKKRATDPLTLKPEQAV
- a CDS encoding MFS transporter, which produces MTTRVTDPREMLENSAMTWLQKIIVAITVAFSAVDGFDVLAIAVSGAGIMNEFGLNRADLGVVLSMELLGMALGSVLLGGVADKVGRRKMLLGCLVVMALGMAMVAQVTSVSALCAWRVFTGIGIGGLLSTNNAVVAEFTNQRSRGLSISLMVIGYPMGGIICGAVGHAILDAGAANWRDMFFAGAVMSAVMIPITYFFVPESVHWLSRIQPKDALERINAALIKLGHRSVQTLPLPTQQESRTSIFDIFSMGAKGLLVSTLLMTLAYLFQMITFYYVLKWTPTIVVQMGIGAASAAGVLFWVNVGGVLGGALFGLLSSKVGLKRLTVGVLVLTCGAVTLFGQSQADLAQLSLLAAGAGFFANAGVSGIYTLIAYVFPTHVRATGTGFVIGVGRAGAVIAPWLSGLLMQQGLDKGDPLLDVLAYVALLMGLCSLVAALALFFLRDETETVKQVQTVES
- a CDS encoding aminotransferase-like domain-containing protein; translated protein: MLKYKQLADKVAQDIQAQRLKDGDRMLSLRQFAQQHSISVSTAVSCYEELEKQGWISARPQAGFFINAHTLSLPSPTWPRFDTERTTPIRTLKPKVVAQGPLGMACLDLDVQTQKGVEKSLRKAISSSQRQFSRYPDKQGEPMLRQALADHFGDQGFALNSQELVITHGCMDSVKTALTVCTQKGDTVAVSSPCFNGLLDLLSQLELNVIEIPSREDGIDLETLEALLQQTQIQAGLFCTTHMNPQGITLSPAQKQRLTNLAGEYQVPIIEDDVYFELNHSDTLHLPTAYYDVSGYVIWCSSISKTLSPSYRLGWCRPGRYLAEFQRHYQGVPVLIQTAIADFIRNGGYAKHLKRAQYQLADNRRDYTYYLAQRLPQGSRITQPDGGLVLWIQVPHLQAALLKKVAADANLDIRTGDIFTESERYNDCLRINMGYALNHQTAQLLEQLLTLIDRCRSNASHQDESNI